From the Daucus carota subsp. sativus chromosome 8, DH1 v3.0, whole genome shotgun sequence genome, one window contains:
- the LOC108199002 gene encoding cyclic dof factor 4: protein MAKVHKNKELPKIKLFGKTILQGAQVLKNEEDVNKEKDQLIDKKPDKIIPCPRCKSMETKFCYFNNYNVNQPRHFCRGCQRYWTAGGALRNVPVGAGRRKNKPPCGVLDGFSECSMFNFNWTVEEWHRAAVAGANEDPGSIIPAKRRRSILGGESC from the coding sequence atggCCAAAGTTCACAAGAACAAAGAATTGCCAAAAATCAAGCTTTTCGGGAAGACAATATTGCAAGGGGCACAAGTGCTGAAGAATGAAGAGGATGTGAACAAAGAAAAAGATCAACTTATAGACAAGAAGCCGGATAAAATTATCCCGTGCCCTAGATGCAAAAGCATGGAGACTAAGTTTTGTTACTTCAACAATTATAATGTTAACCAGCCACGCCACTTTTGTAGGGGCTGCCAGAGGTATTGGACAGCTGGTGGGGCACTTAGGAATGTGCCTGTGGGAGCTGGTCGCCGGAAAAACAAGCCGCCGTGCGGGGTGCTTGATGGATTTTCTGAGTGCAGTATGTTTAATTTTAACTGGACCGTGGAGGAGTGGCACAGGGCAGCGGTGGCCGGTGCAAATGAGGATCCTGGAAGTATTATTCCTGCGAAAAGGCGGAGAAGCATCTTAGGTGGTGAGAGTTGTTGA
- the LOC108198254 gene encoding olee1-like protein — MPNPYRTIIVFTTTLYLLSIIQTAQSEAPKGSPSGGRDFKVQGQVYCDPCRVRFITQLSTFLKGATVRLECRNREQDTNLTFSGEATTDDTGTYHITVDDDHEDDICEVKLVKSPDPQCSEINLEKNTRYGARVSLAANSGMASNVRMASPICFLTNKAHEDCDDLIREIGLAPVNKT, encoded by the exons ATGCCGAACCCATACCGAACCATAATCGTATTTACCACCACTCTCTACTTGTTATCAATCATCCAGACTGCTCAATCTGAAGCCCCCAAAGGATCTCCTAGCGGTGGTCGTGATTTTAAAGTTCAAGGGCAAGTATATTGTGACCCATGCCGTGTCCGTTTCATTACCCAACTTAGCACATTTCTCAAAG GTGCCACCGTACGATTAGAATGTCGAAATCGAGAACAAGATACAAACTTGACATTCAGCGGCGAAGCCACCACTGATGATACCGGAACATACCACATAACCGTGGATGATGATCACGAGGACGACATCTGTGAGGTTAAACTGGTTAAGAGCCCTGATCCTCAGTGTTCTGAGATCAATCTAGAGAAGAACACCAGATATGGGGCAAGAGTTTCTCTTGCAGCCAACAGTGGTATGGCTTCAAATGTTCGAATGGCTAGCCCTATATGCTTTCTGACAAATAAAGCACATGAAGATTGCGATGATCTCATTCGCGAAATAGGTCTTGCTCCTGTAAATAAAACATAA
- the LOC108199650 gene encoding protein SCAR3: protein MPLVRVAVRNEYGLGMAELYKEQVDKEDPKALLDGVAVAGLVGILRQLGDLAEFAAEVFHGLQEQVMNTSSRSHKLMVRAQKIEAAVSPLEKTLLAQRSHIHFAYTTGSQWHAHIQSERNHFIHSDLPLFVMDSYEECRGPPRLHLLDKFDTGGPGSCLKRYSDPNFFKRASAGYDDAYAEKLTRDKKARRRKKGKQKKRTWIQNVDGPPHVNHPTSSHSGRMHYASQSLEETSPFQTFSTYDAASKLEMGNHSKSFDSRTVSGYEECVFSPKFDGHEFEDISSPLTMNHSDPIDTSSPYEQSRAVADSIQEPTGARSSGVSWDEKVEIVEPTGQHYRYEETPDVPPNFDPDSLGEATNFKSEYCSNDSTPKSVPGINQLDDIDSETDNYMDALNTIESEPETDLECQTKRELEQFSALSIMAVDESINGLKPQHMNSASSNVDSSFPSQFSTNVASSEDNHNSIPLESDCFVSEKTSIVNPSSSTSECYVKVQSPCDTGKSSVPDSLPSSDLIEGDDINCPNTETVVRNLSSSDSTKPVVQPLKGDMVLSSSIKSEKSPSLPSGVAGINFWTNGGLLGLQPSKPPDFSALDSVHDDSVVPSTQSNIVDGEANASETSIFQNLKLSKQVRSAKLTSFHNDQEDSISIMKTSLRSSQPHSNSMHEFTTTLHNSFSSSQSNNLLTSETGTMVLGTKKQDYLDVEAAKSLESSSRIFEVGNNIFSNGQGKASSFSDDNRLSSSTTGISERQSMNQAFQNFSGRAFIEQFGSGYPFISPSSSPPLENMKISFQPIEGFEMSKLKLKFPDGSGCHESSRDMFPSFQLVPEESISLQDVGSDSDDDTFCESSPHGSEDCLGRYSESDSEEWETRESTRCNDDAIYDAFCENSTESVSSNLDIGKIDDGLVTNISGQNLSNETVMEHTQTDLPSFEILNNSFRKDLHDDFEMMSELDSEFSKDPTPPPPLPPVEWRGMKPNPDMSSEKQVPSFQGPTHEYYNKLSTSTISQQPKPAPFNHENFEAGVCTTNSKHQDGQKLNVQKVANQSINSKVVDEKEDFLQQIRTKSFSLRPTITERPNLAANVPAKVSVTAILEKANAIRQAVASDDDSWSED, encoded by the exons ATGCCTCTAGTTAGAGTAGCAGTCCGAAATGAGTACGGATTAGGAATGGCGGAGCTGTACAAAGAGCAAGTAGACAAAGAAGATCCAAAAGCACTGCTCGACGGCGTTGCTGTTGCTGGCCTGGTGGGCATTCTGCGTCAATTGGGCGATCTTGCTGA ATTCGCAGCAGAGGTTTTTCATGGCTTACAAGAACAAGTGATGAATACATCTTCTAGAAGCCATAAATTGATGGTTCGTGCACAAAAAATTGAAGCGGCAGTTTCTCCTCTTGAAAAGACTTTATTAGCGCAGAGAAGCCATATTCACTTCGCTTACACAACTG GTTCTCAATGGCATGCCCATATCCAAAGTGAACGAAATCACTTTATACATAGTGACTTGCCGTTATTTGTTATGGACTCATACGAGGAGTGCCGTGGTCCTCCACGCCTGCACTTGCTTGACAA ATTTGACACTGGTGGCCCAGGATCTTGCCTAAAGAGATATTCAGatccaaatttttttaagagAGCATCGGCTGGTTATGATGATGCATATGCGGAAAAGTTGACAAGAGATAAGAAGGCTCGTAGAAGAAAG AAAGGGAAACAGAAGAAGAGAACATGGATTCAGAATGTAGACGGACCACCGCATGTTAATCATCCCACATCCAGTCACAGTGGCAG GATGCATTATGCTTCTCAAAGCTTAGAAGAGACTTCTCCGTTTCAGACTTTCTCAACATATGATGCTGCATCAAAACTTGAAATGGGAAACCATTCAAAGTCTTTTGATTCTAGAACTGTGTCGGGATATGAAGAATGTGTTTTCAGCCCAAAGTTTGATGGACATGAATTTGAGGATATATCTTCTCCGTTGACGATGAATCATAGTGATCCCATTGATACATCTTCTCCCTATGAGCAAAGCAGAGCTGTAGCTGATAGTATACAAGAACCAACTGGCGCGAGGTCCTCTGGTGTCAGTTGGGATGAAAAGGTAGAAATAGTGGAGCCTACAGGACAGCATTATCGTTATGAAGAAACCCCGGATGTGCCTCCAAATTTTGACCCAGATTCTTTAGGAGAAGCTACTAATTTCAAATCTGAATATTGCAGCAATGATAGCACGCCTAAATCAGTCCCTGGTATAAATCAACTTGATGACATTGACAGTGAGACAGACAATTACATGGACGCACTTAATACCATTGAGTCAGAACCTGAAACTGATTTAGAGTGTCAAACAAAGCGAGAACTGGAGCAATTTTCAGCTTTAAGCATCATGGCAGTGGATGAGAGTATAAATGGGCTTAAGCCACAGCACATGAACAGCGCATCATCAAATGTTGATTCTTCTTTTCCATCTCAATTTTCCACAAATGTAGCTAGTTCAGAAGATAACCACAATTCAATTCCCCTTGAATCTGATTGCTTCGTAAGCGAAAAAACATCCATTGTTAATCCTAGTTCTTCAACCTCAGAATGTTATGTTAAGGTACAGTCTCCTTGTGACACCGGAAAATCATCAGTTCCAGACAGTTTGCCTTCTAGTGACCTGATTGAGGGTGATGATATCAATTGCCCTAATACAGAAACTGTTGTCAGAAATTTATCGTCCTCCGACTCAACCAAACCAGTTGTGCAGCCTTTGAAGGGTGATATGGTATTAAGCAGTTCTATAAAGTCAGAAAAGTCTCCTTCACTTCCTTCTGGTGTTGCTGGAATAAATTTCTGGACAAATGGTGGTCTACTAGGACTCCAACCATCAAAACCTCCAGATTTCAGTGCCTTGGATTCTGTTCATGATGACTCCGTGGTTCCTTCAACCCAGAGTAACATTGTTGATGGTGAGGCAAATGCATCAGAAACCAGCATCTTCCAGAATCTCAAATTGTCTAAACAGGTTCGTAGCGCTAAACTCACGTCGTTCCATAATGATCAAGAGGATAGCATCTCTATCATGAAAACATCTTTGAGATCTTCGCAACCTCATTCAAATAGTATGCATGAATTTACAACCACTCTCCACAATAGTTTTAGCTCTAGTCAATCCAACAATCTTCTTACCTCTGAAACCGGTACCATGGTACTTGGAACTAAGAAACAGGATTATCTAGATGTTGAAGCTGCTAAATCTCTTGAATCTTCATCTCGGATTTTTGAAGTTggcaataatatattttcaaatggtCAAGGTAAAGCATCTTCTTTCAGTGATGACAATCGTCTCAGCTCTTCCACAACTGGTATTTCTGAGCGACAGAGCATGAATCAAGCGTTTCAAAATTTCTCCGGGAGGGCCTTCATAGAGCAGTTTGGAAGTGGATATCCATTTATATCGCCTTCATCATCACCACCacttgaaaatatgaaaatatcattTCAGCCTATAGAAGGATTTGAGATGTCCAAACTGAAATTGAAGTTTCCTGATGGAAGCGGGTGTCATGAAAGTAGTAGAGATATGTTTCCTTCATTTCAGTTAGTCCCAGAGGAATCAATTTCATTGCAGGATGTTGGttcagactctgatgatgacACTTTCTGTGAATCTTCTCCTCATGGATCAGAGGATTGTCTTGGTCGTTATTCTGAGTCAGATTCTGAGGAATGGGAAACCAGAGAATCTACTAGATGCAACGATGATGCTATATATGATGCTTTTTGTGAGAACTCCACTGAATCAGTTTCAAGCAACTTGGATATTGGGAAAATAGATGATGGACTGGTCACTAACATAAGCGGGCAAAATTTAAGCAATGAAACTGTTATGGAACATACACAAACAGATCTGCCAAGTTTTGAGATCCTGAATAATTCATTTAGAAAGGATTTACACGATGATTTTGAAATGATGTCTGAACTAGATTCAGAATTTTCCAAGGATCCCACACCTCCACCTCCTCTCCCTCCAGTGGAGTGGCGGGGTATGAAACCAAATCCAGACAtgtcaagtgaaaaacaagttcCTTCCTTTCAAGGCCCAACACATGAGTATTATAATAAACTTTCAACTTCGACAATCTCCCAGCAACCGAAGCCAGCACCTTTTAATCACGAAAATTTTGAGGCAGGTGTATGTACAACAAATAGCAAG CATCAAGATGGCCAGAAACTCAATGTACAGAAGGTTGCTAATCAGTCCATAAACAGCAAGGTGGTAGATGAGAAGGAAGATTTCCTTCAACAAATTAGAACAAAG TCATTCAGTCTTAGGCCCACGATCACTGAACGGCCTAACCTTGCTGCAAATGTACCTGCCAAGGTGTCAGTCACAGCAATTCTGGAGAAGGCAAATGCAATTCGCCAG GCTGTTGCAAGCGACGATGATAGTTGGAGTGAGGACTAA
- the LOC108199168 gene encoding epidermis-specific secreted glycoprotein EP1, with protein MHSSYSLPVFLTIFLATILTGQAVVPLDKRFSYVNSGPLGEFSVEFGDYRPSNIATFPFMLCFQNATPDAFTLSLRMGNRHDESKMLWVWTANRGKPVHENATLAFGADGNLVLTDADGSIAWQTGSANKGVVGWELLDIGNLVLYDAKGAYIWQSFDHPSDTLLIGQGLHLNGATKLVSRLSYTEDADGPYTLVMEQRHLAMYYKSQNAANPLLYYKYDEFGDGKGVLADAVFDVNGDAFYTNELFLLYDMKNSPASGTRLLARPKYNSTYSMLRLDIDGNFRIYTYYPIVDWGAWEVTYKVLNSEDDVESTSECRLPKRCGALGVCEDNQCVACPTAAGLLGWSKSCAPPVLPPCKGSRANVDYYKVVGVEHFLNGYTEGGRMKIGDCREKCNKDCKCSGFFYREESSKCLLVPELGTLIKVSNPSHVGYIKMSK; from the coding sequence ATGCATTCTTCTTATTCACTTCCTGTTTTTCTTACCATCTTCCTCGCTACAATATTAACAGGCCAAGCTGTTGTGCCATTGGACAAAAGATTCAGCTATGTTAACAGTGGGCCGCTAGGCGAGTTCAGCGTTGAATTCGGTGACTACCGTCCTTCAAACATTGCCACCTTTCCGTTCATGCTTTGTTTTCAAAACGCCACTCCTGACGCCTTCACTTTAAGTCTCCGAATGGGCAACCGTCACGACGAGTCGAAGATGCTTTGGGTCTGGACCGCCAATCGGGGAAAGCCGGTTCATGAGAATGCCACACTTGCATTCGGTGCTGATGGGAACCTTGTTTTGACGGACGCTGATGGCTCAATTGCGTGGCAAACAGGTTCGGCAAATAAGGGTGTGGTAGGTTGGGAGTTACTTGACATTGGTAATCTTGTCTTGTATGATGCAAAGGGTGCCTATATTTGGCAAAGTTTCGATCATCCAAGTGATACACTTTTGATAGGCCAAGGACTCCATCTTAATGGAGCCACAAAGTTGGTTAGTAGATTGTCCTATACGGAGGATGCTGATGGTCCTTACACCCTCGTAATGGAGCAAAGGCATTTGGCCATGTATTACAAGAGCCAAAACGCAGCAAATCCATTACTATACTACAAGTATGACGAATTTGGAGATGGCAAGGGCGTTTTAGCAGATGCAGTCTTTGATGTCAACGGTGACGCTTTCTACACAAACGAACTCTTTCTTTTATACGACATGAAAAATTCCCCCGCCTCTGGAACTAGATTATTGGCTAGGCCAAAGTACAATTCTACTTATTCGATGCTTCGTCTTGATATAGACGGAAATTTCAGAATATACACCTACTACCCGATTGTTGATTGGGGTGCATGGGAAGTTACATATAAAGTTCTAAATAGCGAAGATGATGTGGAGAGTACTAGCGAATGCAGATTGCCAAAAAGGTGTGGAGCTTTAGGGGTCTGCGAAGACAATCAGTGTGTGGCTTGTCCAACAGCTGCGGGTCTGCTCGGGTGGAGCAAGAGTTGTGCGCCTCCAGTGTTACCACCGTGCAAAGGATCAAGAGCAAATGTGGACTACTACAAAGTGGTGGGTGTGGAACATTTCTTGAATGGATATACGGAAGGAGGGCGTATGAAAATCGGTGACTGCAGAGAAAAATGCAACAAAGATTGCAAATGCTCAGGCTTTTTCTACAGGGAAGAGTCTTCAAAATGCCTGTTGGTTCCGGAACTTGGTACTTTGATCAAGGTGTCCAATCCTTCTCATGTTGGTTATATCAAGATGTCTAAATAG